The Xenopus tropicalis strain Nigerian chromosome 2, UCB_Xtro_10.0, whole genome shotgun sequence genome window below encodes:
- the LOC105946313 gene encoding olfactory receptor class A-like protein 1, with protein sequence MNILLYIKAVGFFLLAAIGIPGNMYILFKFVKIKVTIKKLLATNSILMVLASMNLLIVFSRINLQFLNAIGVENFLDDSKCKFFVYTYRVGRAMSICTTSLLSCYQCIIIAPQTRLWAYLRQKAMQNVLLITTAVLIANLILYRNTIMYAIVKKNSTTSPYTLHLVYCDMDYLTYEAYILNGGIFASMDFLFVGLMTVASIYIVYVLLCHEKSIKGKRSTDRVPGKSVEYKASRAVIMLVILYVILFGFDNSMWIYTLTLSNVTPDMNDARIALTCSYSALSPIVIIATNPKLQQLLTFLKRRKCFFCYRSAKGKDIQVHNIDI encoded by the coding sequence ATGAATATACTTCTTTACATCAAAGCAGTTGGCTTTTTCCTTTTGGCAGCAATTGGAATTCCAGGCAACATGTATATTTTGTTCAAGTTTGTAAAaattaaagtaacaataaaaaagctCCTGGCAACTAACTCCATCCTGATGGTTTTGGCATCCATGAACCTGCTTATTGTTTTTTCCCGTATTAACCTCCAATTTCTCAATGCCATTGGAGTAGAAAATTTCCTGGATGACTCGAAGTGCAAATTTTTTGTCTACACTTATAGAGTAGGCAGAGCTATGTCCATTTGCACCACCAGTTTGCTCAGCTGTTATCAGTGTATCATCATTGCTCCACAAACTAGACTCTGGGCATATCTGAGGCAAAAGGCAATGCAGAATGTGTTGCTAATAACTACTGCTGTCTTAATAGCCAACCTCATACTCTACCGCAATACCATTATGTAtgctatagttaaaaaaaattctacaacCTCACCGTATACGCTTCATTTAGTTTACTGTGACATGGACTATCTCACATATGAGGCATACATACTTAATGGGGGAATTTTTGCATCTATGGATTTCCTCTTTGTTGGACTTATGACTGTTGCAAGCATTTATATCGTTTATGTTTTGCTCTGTCATGAAAAATCTATAAAAGGCAAAAGGAGCACAGACAGAGTTCCTGGAAAATCAGTTGAATACAAGGCTTCAAGAGCTGTTATTATGTTAGTTATCCTCTATGTAATATTGTTTGGATTTGACAACTCCATGTGGATCTATACACTGACACTCTCCAATGTGACTCCTGATATGAATGATGCCAGGATTGCGCTGACCTGCTCCTACTCTGCACTGAGCCCTATCGTTATAATTGCCACCAACCCCAAATTACAGCAActgttaacatttttaaagagAAGGAAGTGTTTCTTCTGTTATAGGAGCGCTAAAGGAAAAGATATTCAAGTACACAATATTGACATATAG
- the LOC105946314 gene encoding olfactory receptor class A-like protein 1, with the protein MNILLYVKAVGFFLLAATGIPGNMYILVKFAIIKVTEKKLLPTNSILMVLAFMNLLIVFSRINLQFLNAIGVENFLDDSKCKFFVYTYRVGRAMSICTTSLLSCYQCIIIAPQTRLWAYLKQKAMQNVFFITTAILIANLILYPSSIIYAIAKNNSTTSPYTLRLVYCDMDYLTYETYIINGAIFASRDFLFVGLMTVASIYIVYVLFCHEKSIKGKRSTDRLPGKSVEYKASRAVVMLVILYVILFGFDNSMWIYTLTLSNVTPDMNDARIVLACSYSALSPIVIIATNPKLQQMLTFLKRRKFVLCYGSAEEKDIRVNCIDK; encoded by the coding sequence ATGAATATACTTCTTTATGTCAAAGCAGTTGGCTTCTTTCTTTTGGCAGCAACTGGAATTCCAGGCAACATGTATATTTTGGTCAAGTTTGCAATAATCAAAGTAACAGAAAAGAAGCTCTTGCCAACTAACTCCATCCTGATGGTTTTGGCATTCATGAACCTGCTTATTGTTTTTTCCCGTATCAACCTCCAATTTCTCAATGCCATTGGAGTAGAAAATTTCCTGGATGACTCAAAGTGCAAATTCTTTGTCTACACCTATAGAGTAGGCAGAGCTATGTCCATTTGCACCACCAGTTTGCTCAGCTGTTATCAGTGTATTATCATTGCTCCACAAACTAGGTTGTGGGCATATCTGAAGCAGAAGGCAATGCAGAATGTATTCTTCATAACTACAGCCATCCTAATAGCCAACCTCATACTCTACCCCAGTAGCATTATTTATGCTATAGCCAAAAACAATTCTACAACTTCACCATATACTCTGCGTTTAGTTTACTGTGACATGGACTATCTGACATATGAAACTTACATAATTAATGGGGCAATTTTTGCCTCTAGGGATTTCCTCTTTGTTGGGCTTATGACTGTTGCAAGcatttatattgtttatgttttgttttgtcaTGAGAAATCTATAAAAGGCAAAAGGAGCACAGACAGACTTCCTGGAAAATCAGTTGAATACAAGGCTTCAAGAGCTGTTGTTATGTTAGTTATTCTTTATGTAATATTGTTTGGATTTGACAACTCCATGTGGATCTATACACTGACACTCTCCAATGTGACTCCTGATATGAATGATGCCAGGATTGTGCTGGCCTGCTCCTACTCTGCACTGAGCCCTATCGTTATAATTGCCACTAACCCCAAATTACAGCAGatgttaacatttttaaagagAAGAAAATTTGTTTTATGTTATGGCAGTGCTGAAGAAAAAGACATTCGAGTAAACTGTATTGACAAATAG